From Laspinema palackyanum D2c, the proteins below share one genomic window:
- a CDS encoding TolC family protein codes for MGTFRYLMTVGMGTLIALSDIGASLGQTEASGDRLPSPAPETASPSGETQDKTAPREGLQAQGVTPPVENVPEYLTPNPNPLQFPTESDEVEIVGTQPLTLEQALQIAEQNSQQLQEALLTVDRNRAALRESRAALYPNLSVQSSLSRSNSTGADLANQRQRQQLGDNAPPPEGGSTSLDGGVELSYNLYNSGRRSGQIGLAETQLLVSELDLERVLADLRLEVREAYYNLQEADDQIEISLSAVQSSEQSLRDAEALERAGLGTRFDVLRARVQLADAAQALTQARAQQRIRRREIARILNISQVVDISAAEPVEISGLWNLSLEDSIVLALRNRAELEQLLLQRELTDYQRQIALSALGPQVNLFASYNAVEVFGDDLNLADGYNLGGRVQWNLYDGGAARARAVQEERNIEIAETRFGQFRNQVRLQVEQAFFNLRSNFENIQTSNIAVDQARESLRLARLRFQAGVGTQTDVLTAETELTRAQNNRLRAIVTYNRALAAMERAIGNVNESLISTP; via the coding sequence ATGGGAACTTTTCGATATCTGATGACTGTGGGTATGGGAACGCTAATCGCCTTAAGCGATATCGGCGCAAGTCTTGGACAGACTGAGGCATCAGGCGATCGCCTCCCCAGTCCAGCCCCAGAAACCGCCTCTCCCTCCGGGGAAACCCAGGACAAAACTGCCCCCAGAGAGGGTTTACAAGCCCAAGGGGTAACCCCCCCCGTAGAAAATGTGCCGGAGTACCTGACTCCTAACCCTAACCCCCTCCAGTTTCCGACGGAATCCGATGAAGTTGAGATTGTCGGCACCCAACCCTTGACCTTAGAACAGGCCCTGCAAATTGCGGAACAGAACAGCCAGCAACTGCAAGAAGCCCTCTTAACCGTGGACCGAAATCGCGCCGCCTTACGAGAAAGTCGCGCCGCCTTGTATCCCAACTTGAGCGTGCAATCGAGCCTATCGCGATCCAATTCCACCGGGGCCGATTTAGCCAATCAGCGACAAAGACAACAGTTAGGAGACAATGCCCCACCCCCAGAAGGCGGGAGCACCAGCTTAGATGGTGGCGTGGAATTAAGCTATAACCTGTACAATTCCGGGCGGCGATCGGGTCAGATTGGCTTGGCCGAAACCCAGTTACTCGTCAGTGAATTAGATCTAGAACGGGTGCTTGCTGACTTGCGCTTAGAGGTTCGCGAGGCTTATTACAACCTCCAAGAAGCCGATGACCAAATAGAAATTAGCCTCTCTGCGGTGCAAAGTTCCGAACAGAGCTTACGAGACGCTGAAGCCTTGGAACGAGCAGGATTAGGGACAAGATTTGATGTGCTCAGAGCCAGGGTCCAGTTAGCCGATGCCGCCCAAGCCCTCACCCAAGCGCGGGCCCAGCAGCGGATCCGTCGCCGGGAAATTGCGCGGATTTTAAACATTTCGCAAGTGGTGGATATTTCTGCTGCTGAACCTGTGGAAATTTCGGGGCTGTGGAATTTGTCTCTCGAAGATAGCATCGTCCTGGCGTTGAGAAATCGAGCGGAGTTAGAGCAGTTGTTGTTACAGCGGGAACTCACGGATTATCAGCGTCAGATTGCCTTGTCTGCCCTGGGTCCTCAAGTCAATTTATTTGCCAGCTATAACGCGGTTGAAGTCTTTGGGGATGATTTGAATTTGGCCGATGGCTACAACTTAGGGGGTAGGGTGCAGTGGAATTTATATGATGGGGGGGCTGCTAGAGCGCGAGCGGTTCAAGAGGAGCGGAATATTGAGATTGCAGAAACGCGATTTGGGCAGTTTCGCAACCAAGTTCGCTTACAGGTGGAGCAAGCCTTTTTCAACTTGCGATCGAACTTCGAGAATATCCAAACCTCTAATATTGCCGTGGATCAGGCGCGGGAAAGTTTGCGTCTGGCGCGGTTGCGGTTTCAAGCCGGTGTAGGGACTCAGACGGACGTGCTGACGGCAGAAACGGAACTGACTCGGGCGCAGAATAACCGCTTGCGGGCGATCGTCACCTATAATCGGGCATTAGCAGCGATGGAACGGGCGATCGGGAATGTGAATGAAAGCTTGATTTCTACGCCCTAA
- a CDS encoding universal stress protein, producing MIQKILVAVAGRGLCEEMVKMLMDIPSFQTASVTVLHVVAPEVTADAMADKLAEGGKILADAVKFLNIDPSKVNPRLKQGDPKTVVCEVAEEENADLIVIGSRALGRLQAILEGSVSQYVFQLASRPMLLVKDDVYVKKIKRILVAVDKSDSAKQCLDLALMMVKDIDGGQVELVHVSSKPVDNPEQDPVLAAAVAEARKYGISYRCHTPKGKAGEEICRLADDLNADLVMLGSPDRRPNIAKSFVDLDRLLGGSLSDYVRVYANCPVLLGRTST from the coding sequence ATGATCCAAAAAATATTAGTGGCAGTGGCAGGACGAGGACTCTGTGAAGAGATGGTCAAGATGTTGATGGACATCCCCTCGTTTCAAACCGCCTCCGTGACCGTACTGCACGTTGTGGCCCCGGAAGTAACCGCTGATGCTATGGCGGATAAGTTGGCAGAGGGTGGCAAAATCCTCGCCGATGCGGTCAAATTTTTGAATATCGACCCGAGCAAAGTTAACCCCCGTCTGAAGCAGGGAGACCCGAAAACCGTCGTCTGTGAAGTAGCAGAGGAAGAAAATGCTGACCTGATCGTGATTGGATCCCGCGCCTTGGGACGGTTGCAAGCAATTTTAGAAGGATCCGTGAGTCAGTACGTCTTCCAGCTTGCGTCCCGTCCGATGTTGCTGGTCAAAGATGATGTTTACGTTAAAAAAATTAAGCGCATTCTCGTCGCCGTGGACAAATCCGACTCAGCGAAACAATGTCTGGATTTGGCCCTAATGATGGTCAAAGATATTGATGGGGGACAGGTGGAGTTGGTCCATGTTTCGTCAAAACCTGTGGACAACCCAGAACAGGACCCGGTATTAGCCGCAGCGGTGGCGGAGGCGCGGAAATATGGCATTTCCTATCGCTGCCACACCCCGAAAGGAAAAGCGGGAGAAGAAATTTGTCGATTAGCGGATGATTTGAACGCGGATTTGGTGATGCTGGGTTCTCCCGATCGCCGTCCGAACATTGCCAAAAGCTTTGTGGACCTCGATCGCCTCTTAGGAGGGTCTCTGTCTGACTATGTGCGGGTTTATGCCAACTGTCCGGTGTTATTAGGTCGGACTTCTACCTAA
- a CDS encoding 2Fe-2S iron-sulfur cluster-binding protein, protein MPNIKFVDENKEVVAADGANLRLKALENGIELYKFVGKLMNCGGYGQCGTCIVEVVEGMENLSDRTPAENQKLKKKPNSYRLACQTLVNGPVSVKTKP, encoded by the coding sequence GTGCCTAATATCAAATTTGTGGATGAAAACAAGGAAGTAGTCGCGGCAGATGGAGCCAACTTGCGGCTTAAAGCCTTAGAAAATGGAATCGAACTCTACAAGTTTGTCGGAAAATTGATGAACTGTGGCGGTTACGGTCAATGTGGCACCTGCATTGTCGAAGTCGTCGAAGGCATGGAAAATCTCTCCGATCGCACTCCAGCAGAAAACCAAAAACTCAAGAAAAAGCCGAACAGCTATCGTTTGGCTTGTCAAACCCTGGTGAATGGCCCGGTGAGCGTCAAAACCAAGCCCTAA
- the psbM gene encoding photosystem II reaction center protein PsbM: MQVNDLGFVASLLFVLVPAVFLLILYIQTASKSKES, from the coding sequence ATGCAAGTTAACGACCTAGGATTTGTGGCAAGCCTTCTTTTTGTGCTCGTCCCAGCCGTGTTCCTGTTGATCCTCTACATTCAAACCGCCAGCAAAAGCAAAGAGAGCTAA
- a CDS encoding heavy metal translocating P-type ATPase: protein METVNLRLKGMGCASCATQIEQAIQGVPGVEECSVNFSAEQARVKYNPRKTELDRIQIAVSDAGYTAEPMQELEMRDIDAEQKSRQAEQQELQRKVIFGGIISTILVVGSLPMMTGIDFPFIPAWLHHPWVQFALTTPVFIWCGKSFFVGAWKSFKHHHADMNTLVALGTGSAYLYSLLVSIFPGFFTIQGVMPEVYYETAAVIITLILLGLLFENRAKGQTSEAIRKLMGLQAKTARVIRQGQEIDIPIQEVGVGDVILVRPGEKIPVDGTVLEGSSLIDESMVTGESVPVKKETGDEVIGATMNKTGSFKLKALRVGKDTVLAQIVKLVQDAQGSKAPIQRLADRVTGFFVPVVIAIAIATFVIWFAIMGNLTLAIITTVGVLIIACPCALGLATPTSIMVGTGKGAENGILIKSADSLELAHKIQTIVLDKTGTLTQGKPTVTDYVTVGGTAHSNEIKLLRLAAAVESNSEHPLAEAVVDYAKAQGVEMPLPAVTNFEAVAGMGVQAIVSDRLVQIGTPRWMQELGIDTKSLQTYQENWESEAKTSPWIAVDGQIEGVFGIADALKPSSATAIRGLRRLGLEVVMLTGDNQQTAQAIAKEVGIHRVFAEVRPGQKSDKIKELQAEGKIVAMVGDGINDAPALAQADVGIAIGTGTDVAIAASDITLISGDLQSIVTAIQLSKATIQNIRQNLFFAFIYNTASIPIAAGILYPFTGWLLNPILAGAAMAMSSVSVVTNALRLRKFKAHHS from the coding sequence ATGGAAACAGTTAATTTGAGATTAAAAGGAATGGGTTGTGCCTCTTGTGCAACCCAGATTGAACAAGCAATCCAAGGCGTTCCTGGGGTGGAAGAATGTAGCGTCAACTTTAGCGCGGAACAAGCGCGGGTGAAGTATAACCCCCGAAAAACGGAACTCGATCGCATCCAAATCGCTGTCTCTGATGCGGGATATACCGCTGAACCGATGCAAGAATTGGAGATGCGAGACATTGATGCGGAACAAAAATCCCGACAAGCGGAACAACAAGAATTACAACGCAAGGTAATTTTTGGGGGAATCATTAGCACAATTTTGGTGGTGGGTTCCCTGCCGATGATGACAGGAATTGATTTTCCCTTTATTCCCGCTTGGTTACATCATCCTTGGGTGCAATTTGCGCTAACGACTCCGGTTTTTATCTGGTGTGGCAAGTCCTTCTTTGTGGGTGCCTGGAAATCTTTTAAACATCATCATGCGGATATGAATACCCTGGTGGCGTTGGGAACGGGTTCTGCTTATCTCTATTCCTTGCTTGTGTCAATTTTCCCCGGATTTTTTACAATTCAAGGGGTGATGCCGGAAGTTTATTATGAAACTGCCGCCGTGATTATCACTTTAATTTTGCTGGGGTTATTGTTTGAAAATAGAGCCAAGGGACAAACTTCGGAAGCGATTAGAAAGTTAATGGGATTGCAGGCGAAAACAGCGCGGGTGATTCGCCAGGGTCAAGAAATTGATATTCCGATCCAAGAGGTTGGGGTCGGGGATGTGATTTTAGTCCGTCCCGGGGAAAAAATTCCGGTGGATGGGACGGTTTTGGAGGGTTCTTCCTTAATTGATGAGTCAATGGTGACGGGAGAATCGGTTCCGGTGAAGAAAGAAACCGGGGATGAAGTGATTGGCGCAACGATGAATAAAACCGGGAGTTTTAAGTTAAAAGCGTTGCGCGTCGGGAAGGATACGGTGTTGGCGCAAATTGTTAAGTTGGTGCAAGATGCTCAGGGGAGTAAAGCGCCGATTCAACGGTTAGCCGATCGCGTGACTGGATTTTTTGTTCCGGTAGTAATTGCGATTGCGATCGCCACCTTTGTCATCTGGTTTGCCATCATGGGAAATCTCACCCTCGCCATTATTACCACCGTCGGTGTCTTAATTATTGCCTGTCCTTGTGCATTAGGATTAGCAACACCCACTTCAATCATGGTGGGAACCGGAAAAGGTGCGGAAAATGGCATTTTAATCAAAAGTGCCGACAGTTTAGAACTTGCTCATAAAATTCAAACCATTGTCTTAGATAAAACCGGCACTTTAACCCAAGGTAAACCCACGGTAACCGATTATGTCACCGTTGGCGGTACTGCTCATAGTAATGAGATTAAATTGTTACGATTAGCAGCAGCAGTAGAAAGTAATTCTGAGCATCCTTTAGCCGAGGCAGTGGTAGACTATGCCAAAGCCCAAGGGGTAGAAATGCCACTTCCAGCCGTTACGAATTTTGAAGCCGTTGCCGGGATGGGAGTTCAGGCAATCGTCAGCGATCGCCTCGTCCAAATCGGCACTCCACGCTGGATGCAGGAATTAGGGATTGATACCAAATCCTTACAAACCTATCAAGAAAATTGGGAATCTGAAGCCAAAACTAGCCCTTGGATTGCCGTCGATGGACAAATTGAAGGAGTCTTTGGAATAGCAGATGCCTTAAAACCTTCTTCTGCCACAGCCATTCGAGGATTGCGCCGCCTGGGATTAGAGGTGGTAATGTTAACGGGAGATAACCAACAAACTGCCCAAGCGATTGCTAAAGAAGTGGGAATTCATCGAGTTTTTGCGGAAGTTCGTCCCGGGCAGAAATCGGATAAAATCAAAGAATTACAAGCGGAAGGTAAAATTGTGGCAATGGTGGGCGATGGGATTAATGATGCCCCTGCCTTGGCTCAAGCGGATGTCGGAATTGCCATCGGGACTGGAACGGATGTCGCCATTGCTGCCAGTGATATTACCCTAATTTCCGGTGATTTACAAAGTATCGTTACCGCGATTCAACTCAGTAAAGCCACCATTCAAAATATCCGCCAAAATCTGTTCTTTGCCTTTATTTACAATACCGCCAGCATCCCGATTGCGGCTGGCATTCTTTATCCCTTTACCGGATGGTTACTCAATCCCATCCTCGCCGGTGCGGCAATGGCAATGAGTTCGGTGTCCGTCGTCACCAATGCCTTGCGCTTACGCAAGTTTAAAGCCCATCATTCCTAG
- a CDS encoding choice-of-anchor D domain-containing protein — translation MITPITQLTIAGGTNTNHQGQSFTATENGTLNEIAVFGSGIFNGNLLIYNSANGSGVGSTKGTPAYQQTGLVLPDGFGWKTVKLDTPYTVTSGQTYSVIFEGLGSFSYADNNPYTGGSHIFNYGNVWAEQDLAFFINPPEIDIKGNNISIANNAWSPSTMDGTDFGYTTDIASPIVKTFTIENLGSSNLSLSGGPVVTHTGPNSLNFTVKTLEVDTIGAGQSTTFEITFTPWVSGPSTAQISIGSNDLDEANYTFYVQGNGPIGPNPLDPGMMFPPPPPPPDPILTPDPIYPTEPVEPVPTSPTPTDPILTPVPIAPTEPVEPVPTSPTPTDPIIGTDPIAPTAPTAPVVTDPTPTAPIAPTAPVVTDPTPTAPIIGTDPLVPAIPVVTSPTAPIIGTDPLVPAIPVVTSPTAPIIGTDPLVPAIPVVTSPTAPIIGTDPLVPAIPGVTSPTSPILGPTPTVPVPAPSEPAAQNPPGVFVVGNEGQINVEFLFDGSSNIAEMAVFSVEGMENLAIGSTEYMQEAARRALSRSSEGHVVISDRWQGARFSDTFNEFRDFNWNGGAYQGRQNFDMTPGTKFAMMLLPHGTVQDVLSDANRLRGVRVPLFSTQSTQGQMVDLTGEGNTFGWEDQPINGNSAQARDYKDIIVKIEGATGEALPVDDLIAPSGDWRNRALGQNIVNYAQTGVSTTPDPGFFFPPFMPMFWGFQGWAMDGYIANAEIFFDANKNGLRDENEAVGTTDENGLFKFEASLEAFDSNGNGKLDASEGHIVVVGGIDTANGLPLETPLKATPDSLMVSLLTSITADLIDEGLSPFEANDKVKQALSLPDNVDLSTFDPIAATEQNIAGGAAINLSMVQVQNLVTQTAALIDGASSLSRADIAGMVVKSLANSLQSVTRFDVTSSAQLQTVIEGAAQKVQESDPSVNLDELRTMASSAAQVMAAANQQIAQAVANGGTDINGAIALVQKVSLDGTTKDFLAAGSGELSLEELVAKNTGDGLTSRITAIAETEALTQKNQTPEFKIKPSDQINPLSNPIFPGSLVGSSEDAETRGTPENTTSSDRNTSPSPTSVDVAKTLFDADYYLAQNTDVALAIQNGTIPSASAHFAAFGFAEGRAPSQVFAETYLTQNRDVAQAVAAGSFASGFAHFVKFGFAEGRFPSPLLKDLETLYLSQNPDAAESVSQGTATNGLEHLVMVGLAEGRNPFPAFEVLAATFDSAFYAEQNADVVAAVETGSFKSVLEHFVLFGMNEGRNPSRGFSNSNYLANNLDVAQAVNQGTVRSGYAHLMSHGFAEGRLSGTLSTSGLRGLSHSGNQPNPVADILTGEAITSELIGGSRLDTFVLGNANEVFYGNFSEQGATRIVNFNPTEDFIQLPGSANDYQLVPTPAGMPTGMAIVQPQGDRTELIALVQDVESLSLQESYFSFV, via the coding sequence ATGATTACTCCGATTACTCAATTGACGATCGCCGGTGGAACAAACACCAATCATCAAGGACAGAGTTTTACCGCTACGGAAAATGGAACCCTCAATGAAATCGCTGTTTTTGGGAGCGGTATTTTTAACGGAAATTTATTAATTTACAACAGCGCTAATGGGAGTGGTGTTGGTTCCACCAAAGGCACGCCAGCTTACCAGCAAACGGGTTTAGTCCTCCCGGATGGCTTCGGTTGGAAAACCGTTAAATTGGATACGCCCTATACGGTAACCAGTGGACAAACCTATTCCGTTATTTTCGAGGGACTCGGGTCATTCTCTTATGCCGATAACAACCCTTATACGGGCGGTAGTCATATCTTTAACTACGGCAATGTGTGGGCCGAGCAAGATTTAGCGTTCTTCATCAATCCGCCAGAAATCGATATCAAGGGGAACAATATTTCGATCGCCAACAACGCTTGGTCCCCCTCGACGATGGACGGCACTGATTTTGGCTATACGACGGATATAGCCAGTCCAATCGTTAAAACTTTTACAATTGAGAACTTAGGTTCCAGTAATTTGAGCTTATCTGGTGGACCTGTGGTAACACATACCGGGCCAAATTCCCTCAATTTCACTGTGAAAACTTTAGAAGTGGATACCATTGGTGCCGGTCAATCTACCACATTTGAAATTACTTTTACCCCTTGGGTGAGCGGACCTAGCACGGCACAAATTAGTATAGGCAGTAACGACCTAGACGAAGCGAATTACACCTTTTATGTTCAGGGGAATGGACCGATAGGTCCAAATCCTTTGGATCCTGGGATGATGTTCCCACCGCCACCGCCACCGCCAGATCCGATCTTGACGCCGGATCCGATCTACCCAACCGAACCTGTGGAACCCGTGCCGACTTCCCCAACCCCCACAGATCCGATCTTGACGCCGGTGCCGATCGCCCCAACGGAACCTGTGGAACCCGTGCCGACTTCCCCAACCCCCACAGATCCAATCATCGGGACCGATCCGATCGCCCCAACCGCCCCAACCGCCCCCGTGGTGACGGACCCAACCCCAACGGCACCGATCGCCCCAACCGCCCCCGTGGTGACGGACCCAACCCCAACGGCACCGATCATTGGGACCGATCCACTTGTCCCCGCCATACCCGTGGTGACTTCCCCAACGGCACCGATCATTGGGACCGATCCACTTGTCCCCGCCATACCTGTGGTGACTTCCCCAACGGCACCGATCATTGGGACCGATCCACTTGTCCCCGCCATACCTGTGGTGACTTCCCCAACGGCACCGATCATTGGGACCGATCCACTTGTCCCCGCCATACCTGGGGTGACTTCCCCAACGTCACCGATCCTCGGACCCACTCCCACCGTCCCGGTCCCGGCACCCTCCGAACCCGCCGCACAAAATCCCCCCGGAGTCTTTGTCGTCGGCAACGAGGGTCAGATTAACGTAGAGTTCCTGTTTGACGGCAGTAGCAATATTGCAGAAATGGCTGTGTTCTCTGTAGAAGGGATGGAGAACCTGGCGATCGGATCTACGGAATATATGCAAGAAGCCGCAAGGCGGGCCTTAAGCCGCTCGTCCGAAGGTCATGTTGTCATCTCGGACCGTTGGCAAGGTGCTCGTTTCAGTGACACCTTCAACGAATTTCGGGACTTTAACTGGAATGGAGGCGCTTATCAAGGGCGTCAGAATTTCGACATGACACCGGGGACCAAATTCGCGATGATGCTTCTCCCCCACGGCACTGTGCAGGATGTGTTGAGCGACGCTAATCGCCTCCGAGGAGTCCGCGTTCCGCTGTTTTCCACTCAATCGACTCAGGGACAGATGGTGGATCTCACTGGAGAGGGTAACACCTTTGGTTGGGAAGATCAGCCCATTAATGGCAATAGCGCCCAGGCTCGCGACTACAAGGATATCATTGTCAAAATTGAGGGAGCTACCGGGGAAGCGTTGCCTGTGGATGACTTGATCGCTCCTTCCGGAGATTGGCGCAATCGTGCTCTAGGACAGAACATCGTCAATTATGCCCAAACGGGGGTATCTACGACTCCGGACCCGGGGTTTTTCTTTCCCCCGTTTATGCCGATGTTTTGGGGGTTCCAAGGGTGGGCAATGGATGGCTACATTGCCAATGCTGAGATCTTCTTTGATGCCAATAAAAATGGCCTGCGCGATGAGAACGAAGCCGTTGGTACAACGGACGAAAATGGACTGTTTAAATTTGAGGCATCCCTGGAAGCCTTTGATAGCAATGGCAATGGTAAACTCGACGCGAGCGAAGGTCACATTGTCGTGGTGGGGGGGATTGATACCGCCAATGGCTTACCCTTAGAAACACCGCTCAAAGCGACGCCCGATTCTCTGATGGTCAGTCTGTTAACCAGTATCACGGCGGATTTAATTGATGAGGGATTGTCTCCGTTTGAAGCGAATGACAAAGTAAAACAAGCGTTATCCTTGCCGGATAATGTGGATTTGAGTACCTTTGACCCGATCGCGGCGACGGAGCAAAACATCGCGGGGGGTGCAGCGATTAACCTGTCAATGGTGCAGGTGCAAAATTTAGTGACTCAGACGGCGGCTTTAATCGATGGCGCTTCTAGCTTGTCCCGAGCAGATATTGCGGGGATGGTTGTCAAAAGCCTCGCCAATAGTTTGCAGTCTGTTACCCGCTTTGATGTCACATCTAGCGCCCAACTCCAAACCGTGATAGAAGGTGCGGCGCAGAAGGTTCAAGAGAGTGACCCCTCTGTAAATTTGGATGAGTTACGAACAATGGCGTCATCCGCAGCGCAAGTGATGGCGGCGGCGAATCAGCAGATCGCCCAAGCGGTAGCGAATGGAGGGACGGATATTAATGGTGCGATCGCCCTGGTTCAAAAAGTCTCCCTTGATGGCACGACAAAAGACTTCTTGGCAGCCGGTTCCGGGGAATTATCCCTAGAGGAACTGGTAGCGAAGAATACCGGAGACGGTTTAACATCGCGGATTACCGCGATCGCCGAGACTGAAGCCTTGACCCAGAAGAATCAGACCCCTGAATTTAAAATCAAGCCAAGCGATCAAATTAACCCCCTCTCCAATCCGATTTTCCCAGGTTCATTAGTGGGGAGTTCTGAAGATGCAGAAACTCGTGGAACTCCCGAAAACACCACAAGTAGCGATCGCAATACTTCTCCCTCGCCAACCTCGGTCGATGTCGCTAAGACGCTGTTTGATGCCGACTACTATCTGGCACAGAATACCGATGTTGCCCTCGCCATTCAAAACGGGACTATCCCAAGTGCGAGCGCTCACTTTGCGGCCTTTGGTTTTGCCGAAGGACGGGCTCCGAGTCAGGTATTCGCTGAAACCTATCTGACACAAAACCGCGATGTAGCCCAAGCGGTTGCTGCCGGATCATTCGCCAGTGGGTTCGCTCACTTTGTCAAATTTGGCTTTGCCGAAGGTCGGTTCCCCAGTCCGTTATTAAAAGACTTAGAGACCTTGTATCTCTCCCAAAACCCTGATGCTGCCGAATCCGTCAGTCAAGGGACGGCTACCAACGGACTGGAACATTTGGTCATGGTGGGTCTTGCCGAGGGTCGCAATCCCTTCCCGGCATTTGAGGTTCTTGCTGCTACCTTTGACTCAGCATTCTACGCCGAACAGAATGCCGATGTCGTCGCAGCGGTAGAAACGGGGAGTTTCAAGAGTGTCTTAGAACACTTTGTGTTATTTGGCATGAATGAGGGTCGCAATCCCAGTCGCGGTTTTAGTAATAGCAACTACCTAGCGAATAACCTTGATGTTGCTCAAGCGGTTAACCAGGGGACTGTCCGGAGTGGGTATGCTCACTTGATGAGTCATGGATTTGCAGAGGGTCGCCTCAGTGGCACTCTCTCCACTAGCGGATTGCGGGGGTTGAGCCATTCAGGGAATCAGCCTAATCCGGTGGCAGATATTTTAACTGGAGAAGCGATCACCAGTGAGTTGATTGGCGGTAGCCGATTGGATACTTTTGTGCTAGGAAATGCCAATGAGGTATTTTATGGCAATTTCAGCGAGCAGGGTGCAACGCGGATTGTCAACTTTAACCCGACAGAAGATTTCATCCAGTTGCCGGGTTCCGCGAATGACTATCAGTTAGTTCCGACACCTGCGGGGATGCCAACTGGAATGGCAATTGTCCAACCCCAGGGCGATCGCACCGAATTGATTGCTTTGGTTCAAGATGTGGAATCTCTGAGCTTACAGGAGAGTTACTTTAGTTTCGTGTAA
- a CDS encoding acyl-CoA thioesterase — translation MTEEKETQPQLPPTQAIARLGEKSPEGWFEYPVRAYPHHTDYAGIVWHGTYLTWMEEARVESLRAIGVNFADLVALGCDLPVVELALRYHKPMKLGTQAVVRTRMLEMDGVRLNWEYQIQSLDAQELYLTGVVTLVTVDIEKGRIMRRLPESVKDALVKLSR, via the coding sequence ATGACTGAGGAAAAAGAGACACAACCCCAACTCCCCCCAACCCAGGCGATCGCCCGCCTGGGCGAAAAATCCCCAGAAGGATGGTTCGAGTACCCTGTCAGGGCCTATCCCCATCATACCGACTATGCGGGCATCGTTTGGCATGGCACCTACTTAACCTGGATGGAAGAAGCACGAGTCGAATCCTTGCGGGCGATCGGGGTCAATTTTGCCGATTTAGTCGCCCTGGGGTGCGATTTACCCGTGGTTGAGTTAGCCTTGCGCTACCACAAACCCATGAAACTCGGCACCCAGGCAGTCGTCAGAACCCGGATGCTAGAAATGGATGGGGTCCGCCTCAATTGGGAATATCAGATTCAGTCCCTCGATGCACAAGAGTTGTACCTCACTGGCGTGGTTACTCTCGTTACCGTGGATATCGAAAAAGGCCGCATCATGCGCCGCTTACCTGAATCAGTCAAAGATGCCTTAGTTAAATTATCCCGCTAG
- a CDS encoding PepSY domain-containing protein, with amino-acid sequence MPINKARLRKLHRILAPIAILPLLLTASTGILYQIAVVRGKRTQFMGLLDLHQGIFGPLNLAPVYPLLNGLGLITLAVTGIMMWFQTRPKRQNRA; translated from the coding sequence ATGCCTATCAATAAAGCCCGATTACGGAAACTGCACCGCATCCTGGCCCCGATCGCCATTTTACCCCTCCTCCTGACCGCCAGTACCGGAATCTTGTATCAAATCGCTGTAGTGAGGGGAAAGCGCACCCAATTTATGGGGTTACTCGACCTCCATCAGGGTATATTTGGGCCCCTAAACTTAGCCCCCGTTTATCCCCTTTTAAACGGATTAGGATTAATCACCCTTGCCGTTACCGGAATTATGATGTGGTTTCAAACTCGTCCAAAACGACAAAACCGAGCCTAA